The following coding sequences lie in one Vibrio sp. BS-M-Sm-2 genomic window:
- a CDS encoding ribose-phosphate pyrophosphokinase, producing MPDMKLFAGNATPELAQRIADRLYISLGDATVDRFSDGEVAVQINENVRGSDVFLIQSTCAPTNDNLMELVVMIDAMRRASAGRITAVIPYFGYARQDRRVRSARVPITAKVVADFLSNVGVDRVLTIDLHAEQIQGFFDVPVDNIFGTPVLLEDMANRGLENPVVVSPDLGGVVRARATAKALGDVDIAIVDKRRPRANVSEVMNLIGDVEGRDCVIVDDMIDTGGTLCKAAEALKERGAKRVFAYATHAVFSGTAANNIKNSVLDQVIVTDSISLSPEMAATGKVTTLSLSRMLAEAIRRISNEESISAMFN from the coding sequence GTGCCTGATATGAAGCTATTTGCTGGTAACGCAACACCTGAACTAGCCCAACGTATTGCTGATCGTCTATACATCTCTCTTGGCGATGCTACTGTAGACCGTTTTTCTGATGGCGAAGTCGCTGTTCAAATCAATGAAAACGTTCGTGGTAGCGATGTATTCCTGATTCAATCAACTTGTGCACCAACCAATGACAACCTAATGGAATTGGTGGTAATGATTGACGCAATGCGCCGTGCTTCTGCTGGCCGTATTACTGCTGTAATCCCTTACTTCGGTTATGCCCGTCAAGATCGTCGTGTACGTTCTGCTCGTGTGCCAATTACTGCAAAAGTTGTTGCAGATTTCCTTTCTAACGTTGGCGTTGACCGCGTTCTTACTATCGACCTACACGCAGAGCAAATCCAAGGCTTCTTCGATGTACCTGTTGATAACATCTTCGGCACTCCAGTTCTTCTAGAAGACATGGCTAACCGTGGTCTAGAAAACCCAGTTGTGGTTTCTCCAGACCTTGGTGGTGTTGTACGTGCTCGCGCAACGGCTAAAGCGCTAGGTGATGTTGACATCGCTATCGTTGATAAACGTCGTCCACGTGCTAACGTTTCTGAAGTAATGAACCTAATCGGTGATGTTGAAGGCCGTGACTGTGTTATCGTTGATGACATGATCGATACTGGTGGCACACTATGTAAAGCAGCTGAAGCGCTTAAAGAGCGCGGTGCTAAGCGTGTATTCGCTTACGCAACTCACGCTGTTTTCTCTGGTACTGCTGCGAACAACATCAAGAACTCTGTTCTAGACCAAGTTATCGTAACGGATTCTATCTCTCTATCTCCAGAGATGGCTGCGACTGGTAAAGTGACAACACTTAGCCTTTCTCGCATGCTTGCTGAAGCGATTCGTCGTATCAGCAATGAAGAATCAATCTCAGCGATGTTCAACTAA
- the pth gene encoding aminoacyl-tRNA hydrolase yields the protein MSQQIKLLVGLANPGPEYAKTRHNAGAWVVEELARVHNVTLKNEPKFFGLTGRIMVHGEDLRLLIPTTFMNLSGKAVAALAKFYQIKPEEIMVAHDELDLPPGIGKFKKGGGHGGHNGLKDIISKQGNNKEFYRLRLGIGHPGHKDKVAGYVLGKAPQKEQECIEAVVDESVRSLDILLKDGLPKAQNRLHTFKAE from the coding sequence TTGAGCCAACAAATAAAACTTCTCGTTGGACTGGCTAATCCAGGTCCAGAATACGCCAAAACTCGCCACAATGCGGGTGCTTGGGTAGTTGAAGAATTAGCGCGTGTACATAACGTGACACTAAAGAACGAACCAAAGTTCTTTGGCCTAACGGGTCGTATCATGGTTCACGGTGAAGATCTTCGTTTGCTGATCCCAACGACTTTTATGAACTTGTCAGGCAAAGCAGTTGCAGCCTTAGCAAAGTTCTACCAAATTAAACCAGAAGAGATCATGGTCGCTCACGATGAGTTAGATCTTCCTCCTGGTATTGGAAAGTTTAAAAAAGGTGGTGGTCATGGTGGACATAATGGTCTGAAAGACATCATCAGCAAGCAGGGTAACAATAAAGAATTCTATCGTCTTAGATTAGGCATCGGCCATCCAGGACACAAAGATAAAGTTGCAGGTTATGTATTAGGCAAAGCTCCTCAAAAAGAGCAAGAGTGTATCGAGGCCGTCGTTGACGAATCGGTTCGCAGCCTAGACATCTTATTAAAAGATGGCCTACCAAAAGCACAAAATCGCTTACATACGTTCAAAGCAGAATAA
- the ychF gene encoding redox-regulated ATPase YchF, giving the protein MGFKCGIVGLPNVGKSTLFNALTKAGIEAANFPFCTIEPNTGIVPVPDLRLDALAKIVNPQKILPTTMEFVDIAGLVAGASKGEGLGNKFLANIRETDAIGHVVRCFENENIVHVAGKVSPIEDIEVINLELALADLDSCERAIQRNAKKAKGGDKDAKFEITVLEKLLPVLTEGGMARTVELGKEEAAAIGYLNFLTLKPTMYIANVAEDGFENNPYLDAVREYAENENNVVVAVCAAIESELSELDDEDREEFLADMGIEEPGLNRVIRSGYELLTLQTYFTAGVKEVRAWTIPVGATAPQAAGKIHTDFEKGFIRAEVVGFDHFIEFNGESGAKDAGKWRLEGKEYIVKDGDVVHFRFNV; this is encoded by the coding sequence ATGGGTTTTAAATGTGGCATCGTTGGTCTACCAAACGTTGGTAAGTCAACTCTGTTTAACGCACTGACTAAAGCAGGCATCGAAGCAGCAAACTTTCCATTTTGTACGATCGAACCAAACACAGGTATCGTTCCGGTTCCAGATCTACGCTTAGATGCATTAGCAAAAATTGTTAATCCACAGAAGATCCTTCCAACGACAATGGAATTCGTAGATATCGCGGGCCTAGTGGCTGGCGCATCTAAAGGTGAAGGTCTTGGTAACAAGTTCCTAGCTAACATCCGTGAAACTGACGCTATCGGTCACGTTGTACGCTGCTTTGAAAATGAAAACATTGTTCACGTTGCTGGTAAAGTATCTCCAATCGAAGATATCGAAGTGATCAACCTTGAACTTGCACTGGCTGACTTAGACAGCTGTGAGCGTGCAATTCAACGTAACGCGAAGAAAGCAAAAGGCGGCGACAAAGACGCTAAATTCGAAATCACTGTACTAGAAAAGCTACTTCCAGTTCTAACTGAAGGTGGTATGGCGCGTACTGTTGAACTTGGCAAAGAAGAAGCGGCAGCAATCGGCTACCTAAACTTCCTAACGCTTAAGCCAACCATGTACATCGCAAACGTTGCAGAAGATGGTTTTGAAAATAACCCATACCTAGACGCTGTTCGTGAATACGCTGAAAACGAAAACAACGTAGTTGTTGCAGTTTGTGCAGCAATCGAATCTGAGCTTTCCGAACTTGATGACGAAGATCGCGAAGAGTTCCTAGCGGATATGGGTATCGAAGAACCAGGTCTTAACCGAGTGATCCGCTCTGGTTACGAACTACTGACTCTTCAAACTTACTTCACTGCTGGCGTTAAAGAAGTTCGCGCTTGGACAATCCCTGTAGGTGCAACTGCGCCACAAGCAGCGGGTAAGATCCACACAGACTTCGAGAAAGGCTTCATCCGTGCAGAAGTAGTAGGATTTGATCACTTCATCGAGTTTAACGGTGAGAGCGGTGCGAAAGACGCAGGTAAATGGCGCCTTGAAGGTAAAGAATACATAGTTAAAGATGGTGACGTTGTTCACTTCCGCTTCAACGTATAA
- a CDS encoding lactonase family protein, which translates to MKNLTLTIGCYTDTPSKSQGVYQAQLDLENGKLLPLDLVAECTNPSFVVATELGIYTASEVDQPKQPQLIHIPSPNSKAVKNSGTIAGAHPCHIVIDPSHKFAITSQYSSGSFDIFSLSINGNIDKRLKTIAMVGSGTNKERQTAPHAHQCLFLQNSPQFVTVDLGADRINFYCFDEEQEEFLDEPMQSIKVPAGNGPRHLVFNKDEDKAYVICELSETILMMEKTLGNWSIVEEIDALPNVEKGEATAAIKLSPDEQFLYVSCRHQSMISCFRIEPTTKMPIFIDSYNTEGSFPRDFHITDCGRWLIAANQHSNNITSFKRDNEDGSLVYTGYSLEIDAPVCVTQQL; encoded by the coding sequence ATGAAAAACCTCACTTTAACGATCGGTTGCTACACGGATACGCCAAGTAAAAGCCAAGGCGTATATCAGGCTCAATTAGACTTGGAAAACGGAAAGCTATTACCTTTAGATCTCGTTGCAGAGTGCACTAACCCATCTTTTGTCGTAGCAACCGAGCTTGGTATCTATACCGCGTCTGAAGTTGATCAGCCAAAACAGCCACAGTTAATTCATATACCTAGCCCTAACTCAAAGGCGGTTAAGAACTCCGGCACTATCGCTGGTGCTCACCCTTGCCACATCGTAATTGATCCTAGCCACAAATTTGCTATTACGTCTCAATACTCATCCGGCTCATTCGATATTTTTAGTTTAAGTATTAATGGCAATATCGATAAGCGACTCAAAACGATTGCTATGGTGGGTTCAGGGACTAACAAAGAACGCCAAACAGCTCCACATGCTCATCAATGTCTGTTCTTACAAAATTCACCACAATTTGTCACCGTCGACCTTGGTGCTGATCGAATCAACTTCTATTGCTTTGATGAAGAGCAAGAAGAGTTTCTAGACGAACCTATGCAATCTATTAAAGTTCCTGCGGGCAATGGACCTCGTCACCTCGTCTTCAATAAAGATGAAGACAAAGCCTATGTGATCTGTGAGCTCTCTGAAACGATACTGATGATGGAAAAAACTCTTGGGAACTGGAGTATTGTCGAAGAGATTGACGCGCTCCCAAATGTGGAAAAAGGAGAGGCTACAGCTGCAATAAAGCTATCGCCGGATGAGCAATTCCTCTATGTATCATGTCGACACCAATCGATGATCAGTTGCTTCAGAATCGAGCCTACAACGAAAATGCCTATTTTTATTGATAGCTATAATACTGAAGGCAGCTTCCCTCGTGATTTTCATATTACTGACTGCGGACGATGGCTTATCGCAGCAAACCAACACTCCAACAACATCACCTCATTCAAGCGAGATAATGAGGATGGGTCTTTGGTTTATACAGGATACTCTTTAGAGATCGACGCACCTGTTTGCGTTACACAGCAGTTATAA
- a CDS encoding 2-octaprenyl-3-methyl-6-methoxy-1,4-benzoquinol hydroxylase, with product MNSYDIVVVGGGMVGAATAIGFAKQGLSVAVIEGFAPQAFDKSQAMDIRVSAISQASVDLLNDLGAWQHIEAMRVCSYKRLETWEHPECRTRFDAESLDLPRLGYIVENRLIQLGLWSQFDAYENLELLCPEKLDEIEFGETNIVKLQSGGELSAKWVVGADGANSAVRQQAGIGITAWDYRQHCMLINVETEQPQQDITWQQFLPSGPRSFLPLCSLTSDDQEVGQGSLVWYDSPLRIKQLSAMTPEKLRNEVLTHFPKELGDIKVLNSGSFPLIRRHAQSYSKNNCILVGDSAHTINPLAGQGVNLGFKDVSVLLHSTKEKGELNQSVARRYEVMRRGDNLMMQSGMDFFYKTFSNDIGPLKFVRNAALKLAENSGPIKTQVLKYALGL from the coding sequence ATGAACAGTTACGATATTGTGGTCGTCGGCGGCGGCATGGTTGGTGCAGCAACAGCGATTGGTTTTGCAAAGCAAGGTCTGAGTGTTGCCGTGATTGAAGGTTTTGCGCCTCAAGCTTTTGATAAGTCGCAAGCGATGGATATTCGTGTTTCCGCTATTTCTCAAGCATCGGTCGATTTGCTTAACGATCTTGGCGCATGGCAACACATAGAAGCGATGCGAGTATGTTCTTATAAGCGCTTAGAGACGTGGGAGCACCCAGAATGTCGTACTCGGTTTGATGCAGAGTCACTTGATTTGCCTCGTTTAGGCTACATTGTTGAAAACCGACTCATTCAATTGGGCTTATGGTCTCAGTTTGATGCTTATGAAAATTTAGAACTGTTATGTCCAGAAAAGCTCGATGAGATTGAGTTTGGTGAAACCAATATCGTTAAGCTTCAATCAGGGGGAGAGCTATCCGCGAAGTGGGTGGTTGGTGCTGATGGTGCGAATTCAGCCGTTCGTCAACAAGCTGGAATTGGTATTACGGCTTGGGATTATCGACAACACTGTATGCTTATCAACGTAGAAACAGAACAGCCTCAGCAAGATATTACTTGGCAGCAATTCCTACCAAGTGGCCCTCGTTCATTTTTGCCTTTGTGTTCTCTAACCTCTGACGATCAAGAAGTCGGGCAGGGCTCGTTAGTTTGGTATGACTCTCCACTGCGTATCAAGCAACTGTCAGCAATGACCCCTGAAAAACTACGTAACGAAGTACTTACTCACTTTCCTAAAGAGTTAGGTGATATCAAAGTCTTGAATTCGGGGTCTTTTCCTCTGATACGACGTCATGCTCAATCATATTCGAAGAATAACTGTATTTTAGTCGGGGATTCTGCGCATACGATTAACCCATTGGCTGGGCAGGGTGTTAACTTAGGCTTCAAAGATGTATCAGTACTGTTGCATTCCACCAAAGAAAAGGGTGAATTGAATCAGTCTGTAGCAAGACGCTATGAAGTGATGAGAAGAGGCGACAACCTAATGATGCAGAGTGGCATGGATTTCTTCTACAAGACATTCAGCAACGACATTGGTCCGCTCAAGTTTGTACGTAATGCTGCGCTAAAATTAGCAGAAAACTCTGGGCCGATTAAAACTCAAGTATTGAAATACGCCTTAGGTCTTTAA
- the miaB gene encoding tRNA (N6-isopentenyl adenosine(37)-C2)-methylthiotransferase MiaB has protein sequence MSKKLLIKTWGCQMNEYDSSKMADLLNAANGYELTEVPEEADVLLLNTCSIREKAQEKVFHQLGRWKTLKDKKEGVVIGVGGCVATQEGDHIRQRAPYVDVIFGPQTLHRLPEMIKSSLSNEKPVMDISFPEIEKFDNLPEPKAEGATAFVSIMEGCSKYCTYCVVPYTRGEEVSRPMDDVLFEVAQLAEQGVREVNLLGQNVNAYRGPTHEGDICSFAELLRLVASIDGIDRIRFTTSHPLEFGDDIIDVYKDTPELVSFLHLPVQSGSDRILTMMKRPHTAIEYKSIIRKLRKARPDIQISSDFIVGFPGESKQDFQDTMKLIKEVDFDMSFSFVFSPRPGTPAADYPCDVPAQEKKDRLYELQQTVNTQAMRFSRLMLGTEQRILVEGPSRKNLMELRGRTENSRVVNFEGSADLIGQFVDVKITEVYTNSLRGELVRTEKDMGLRVVMTPAEMMEKTKREDELGVATFTP, from the coding sequence ATGAGTAAGAAACTGCTAATTAAAACTTGGGGCTGTCAGATGAACGAATACGATTCATCAAAAATGGCCGACCTGCTTAACGCTGCTAATGGCTATGAGCTAACTGAAGTACCTGAGGAAGCAGATGTACTACTACTGAATACTTGTTCTATCCGCGAAAAAGCGCAAGAGAAAGTATTCCACCAGCTTGGTCGTTGGAAAACGCTGAAAGATAAAAAAGAAGGTGTGGTGATCGGTGTGGGTGGCTGTGTAGCGACTCAAGAAGGTGATCACATTCGTCAACGTGCACCATACGTAGACGTAATCTTTGGCCCACAAACATTACACCGTTTGCCAGAGATGATTAAATCATCACTGTCTAACGAAAAGCCAGTAATGGACATCTCTTTCCCAGAAATCGAAAAGTTCGATAATCTGCCAGAGCCAAAAGCTGAAGGCGCGACAGCATTCGTTTCTATTATGGAAGGTTGTTCTAAATACTGTACTTACTGCGTTGTACCATATACGCGTGGTGAAGAAGTTAGCCGTCCAATGGATGATGTACTGTTCGAAGTTGCTCAACTTGCAGAGCAAGGCGTACGTGAAGTTAACCTACTGGGTCAGAACGTAAACGCCTACCGCGGTCCAACACACGAAGGCGATATCTGTTCATTCGCAGAACTGCTTCGTCTTGTTGCTTCTATCGATGGTATCGACCGTATTCGTTTCACAACCAGCCACCCGCTTGAGTTTGGTGACGACATCATTGACGTTTACAAAGATACACCTGAACTAGTGAGCTTCCTTCACCTGCCAGTACAAAGTGGTAGTGACCGTATTCTTACAATGATGAAGCGCCCACATACGGCGATCGAGTACAAATCTATTATCCGTAAACTGCGTAAAGCTCGTCCTGACATTCAAATCAGTTCAGACTTTATTGTTGGTTTCCCTGGTGAGTCTAAACAAGACTTCCAAGATACAATGAAGCTAATTAAAGAAGTTGATTTCGATATGAGCTTCAGCTTTGTTTTCTCTCCTCGTCCAGGTACGCCAGCAGCAGATTACCCATGTGATGTACCAGCACAAGAGAAGAAAGATCGTCTGTACGAACTGCAACAAACGGTAAACACACAAGCAATGCGTTTCTCGCGTCTAATGTTAGGCACAGAGCAACGTATCCTTGTTGAAGGCCCATCAAGAAAGAACCTAATGGAACTTCGCGGCCGTACAGAAAATAGCCGTGTTGTGAACTTCGAAGGTTCTGCAGACCTAATCGGTCAGTTCGTAGATGTGAAGATCACTGAGGTTTACACCAACTCACTACGTGGTGAGCTAGTTCGTACAGAAAAAGACATGGGTCTACGCGTTGTTATGACTCCAGCAGAAATGATGGAAAAAACAAAACGTGAAGACGAGCTAGGTGTAGCAACATTTACGCCATAG
- a CDS encoding PhoH family protein — protein sequence MSNKIVTLEINLEPADNKRLASLCGPFDDNIKHLERRLGVEVNYRSNFFTIVGKPHTTAAALDIIKHLYVETAPVKGNIIDIEPEQVHLAITESGILEQHVESEIDYGKEVTIKTKKGVIKPRTPNQAQYLMNMVTHDITFGIGPAGTGKTYLAVAAAVDALERQEVRRILLTRPAVEAGEKLGFLPGDLSQKVDPYLRPLYDALFEMLGFERVEKLIERNVIEVAPLAYMRGRTLNDAFIILDESQNTTVEQMKMFLTRIGFNSRAVITGDITQIDLPRGAKSGLRHATEVLSEVDDISFNFFMSEDVVRHPVVARIVNAYEKWEAKDQKERKEFEKRKREEREAKLLEAQQAVTTQLATQNSSVIAEQGDK from the coding sequence TTGAGCAATAAAATCGTTACCTTAGAGATAAATCTAGAGCCAGCAGACAACAAGCGCTTGGCAAGTTTATGCGGGCCATTCGACGACAACATCAAACATCTTGAGCGTCGTCTGGGCGTTGAGGTTAATTACCGTAGCAACTTTTTTACGATTGTCGGTAAGCCTCACACGACAGCCGCAGCTTTAGACATCATCAAACACCTCTATGTTGAAACGGCTCCAGTTAAAGGCAACATAATCGATATCGAACCAGAACAAGTGCATCTGGCGATCACCGAGTCTGGCATTTTGGAGCAACACGTCGAGTCTGAAATCGACTACGGCAAAGAAGTGACCATTAAGACTAAAAAAGGCGTCATCAAACCTCGTACGCCAAACCAAGCACAATACCTAATGAACATGGTCACTCATGACATCACTTTTGGTATTGGGCCAGCCGGTACAGGTAAAACATACTTAGCCGTTGCTGCAGCAGTTGATGCACTTGAACGCCAAGAGGTTCGCCGAATCCTACTGACTCGCCCTGCTGTTGAAGCTGGTGAGAAGCTTGGTTTCCTACCGGGTGATTTAAGCCAAAAAGTAGACCCATATTTGCGTCCACTTTACGATGCACTGTTTGAGATGCTTGGCTTTGAGCGAGTCGAGAAGCTGATTGAACGTAACGTGATTGAAGTTGCACCACTGGCGTATATGCGTGGTCGTACGTTGAATGATGCGTTTATCATTCTTGATGAGAGCCAAAACACCACGGTAGAACAAATGAAGATGTTCTTAACCCGTATCGGCTTTAATTCACGTGCTGTGATCACTGGTGATATTACGCAAATCGATTTACCTCGTGGTGCAAAGTCAGGCTTACGCCATGCGACTGAAGTGCTCAGTGAAGTGGATGACATTAGTTTTAATTTCTTCATGTCTGAAGACGTCGTTCGTCACCCTGTAGTTGCTCGTATCGTCAACGCCTACGAGAAGTGGGAAGCGAAAGACCAGAAAGAACGCAAAGAGTTTGAAAAGCGTAAACGTGAAGAGCGCGAAGCCAAACTTCTTGAGGCTCAGCAGGCCGTTACGACACAATTAGCAACACAAAATAGCTCTGTAATTGCAGAACAAGGTGATAAATAG
- the ybeY gene encoding rRNA maturation RNase YbeY: MSIELDLQLAVENEQGLPTEQDIQIWLDKTIPQFQENAELTVRIVDIQESHQLNHEYRGKDKPTNVLSFPFEAPPGIELDLLGDLIICRQVVEKEAEEQSKPLLAHWAHMVVHGSLHLLGYDHIEDDEAEEMESLETEIMQSMGFEDPYILEK, from the coding sequence ATGTCTATTGAACTAGACCTGCAATTAGCGGTCGAAAATGAGCAAGGTCTTCCAACTGAGCAAGATATTCAGATTTGGCTGGACAAGACAATTCCTCAGTTTCAAGAGAACGCTGAGTTGACGGTTCGTATCGTTGATATACAAGAAAGCCACCAGCTCAATCATGAATATCGTGGCAAAGACAAGCCAACTAACGTGTTGTCTTTTCCATTCGAGGCTCCTCCAGGGATCGAGTTAGATCTACTTGGCGACCTCATTATCTGCCGCCAAGTTGTCGAAAAAGAAGCAGAAGAGCAAAGTAAGCCTCTGCTAGCACACTGGGCTCATATGGTTGTACATGGCAGTCTGCATCTGCTAGGTTATGATCATATCGAAGATGATGAAGCTGAAGAGATGGAGTCACTCGAGACAGAAATCATGCAATCTATGGGGTTTGAAGACCCTTATATTCTAGAAAAGTAA
- the lnt gene encoding apolipoprotein N-acyltransferase, with amino-acid sequence MTKTFIHRLLRPLAAVFVGAITTLSFAPYSIWPLAILSPALLLLLIHNRSPKSALWIGYGWGLGQFTTGISWVYVSIDGFGGMPLAANLFLMALLVGYLAVYSGLFTWSLNKFFPANNLSRFFLAAPALWLISDWLRGWVMTGFPWLWLGYSQIDSPLGSFAPIGGVELVTLAIIVSASAFAYAVINRAWSIAVIPAVVFSTGFGIRNIDWVTPNPEKTTSVVLIQGNVDQDSKWLPSHRWPTMMKYTDLSRENWDADIIIWPEAAIPAFEVEIPSFLRNLDSAAKMNNSSIITGVLNQSEDKKYYNSVLSLGVNPYGEYSYDPDERYHKHHLLPFGEFVPFEDILRPLAPFFNLPMSSFSRGDFVQPNIVANGRHLAPALCYEIIFNDQVRQNVTDETDFILTLSNDAWFGRSIGPLQHMEIAQMRALELGKPLIRSTNNGVTAVTDYKGNIIKQIPQFETAVLKAELISTDGQTPYHTVGTWPLYIWAMLSLVIGWLIRQPKS; translated from the coding sequence ATGACTAAGACTTTTATTCATCGCCTATTACGGCCGCTTGCGGCCGTTTTTGTTGGCGCTATAACCACCCTTTCATTCGCTCCATACTCTATATGGCCTCTTGCTATTCTCAGCCCAGCTTTGTTGCTGTTACTGATTCATAACCGCTCTCCTAAAAGTGCGCTTTGGATTGGCTACGGATGGGGTTTAGGTCAATTCACGACAGGTATCAGCTGGGTATACGTCAGCATTGATGGTTTTGGTGGTATGCCACTGGCAGCTAACCTATTTTTGATGGCATTACTTGTTGGCTACCTAGCTGTTTATTCAGGTTTATTTACTTGGAGTTTGAACAAGTTCTTCCCTGCTAATAATCTAAGCCGCTTTTTCCTCGCAGCACCTGCACTATGGTTAATCAGTGATTGGCTACGTGGATGGGTAATGACAGGGTTCCCTTGGCTTTGGTTAGGCTACAGCCAAATCGATTCGCCATTAGGGTCCTTTGCACCGATTGGCGGCGTAGAGTTAGTAACTCTAGCGATCATTGTTTCAGCATCAGCGTTTGCTTATGCTGTTATCAATAGAGCCTGGAGTATCGCTGTTATTCCTGCGGTCGTATTTAGTACTGGCTTTGGTATTCGCAACATCGATTGGGTAACGCCGAACCCTGAAAAAACCACGTCAGTCGTTTTAATACAAGGCAACGTCGATCAAGATAGCAAATGGCTACCAAGTCATCGTTGGCCAACCATGATGAAGTACACCGACCTAAGCCGAGAAAATTGGGACGCTGATATCATCATCTGGCCTGAAGCCGCTATCCCTGCGTTTGAGGTAGAGATTCCTTCTTTCCTACGTAACTTAGATAGCGCAGCGAAGATGAACAACAGCTCTATCATCACAGGCGTGCTTAATCAGTCTGAAGATAAGAAATACTACAACAGTGTTCTTTCACTTGGCGTGAACCCATATGGTGAGTACAGCTACGATCCAGACGAACGCTATCATAAACATCACTTATTGCCATTTGGTGAGTTTGTCCCGTTTGAAGATATCCTACGCCCGTTGGCACCATTCTTTAATTTGCCGATGTCATCATTCAGCCGTGGTGATTTTGTTCAACCAAACATCGTGGCAAATGGACGCCACTTAGCGCCAGCGTTGTGCTATGAGATCATCTTTAATGATCAAGTTAGACAGAATGTGACTGATGAGACTGACTTTATCCTCACACTCTCTAACGATGCGTGGTTTGGTCGTTCTATTGGGCCATTACAACATATGGAAATCGCACAAATGCGCGCTCTGGAACTTGGTAAGCCACTTATTCGCTCTACCAACAATGGTGTGACGGCAGTTACCGATTACAAAGGCAACATCATCAAGCAAATACCTCAGTTCGAAACGGCAGTGTTAAAAGCCGAGCTCATTTCAACGGATGGGCAAACGCCTTATCACACAGTAGGTACTTGGCCACTGTATATTTGGGCGATGCTCAGCTTGGTGATTGGTTGGCTAATAAGACAGCCAAAGAGCTAG
- a CDS encoding zinc ribbon-containing protein — MPKKKALYEEVVEEVIETLKHSPEELNNKIETSGKYAKAANDMTKDELSLISAYVKSDLKEFSESYEESKSGPFYLMIADSIWQGLLDITDRTKVEWVELFQDLEHQGLYQAGEVIGLGTLVCDECGHQTEYNHPTNIIPCIKCGSTGFSRKALKP; from the coding sequence ATGCCGAAGAAAAAAGCACTCTATGAAGAAGTTGTTGAAGAGGTCATCGAAACGCTGAAGCATAGTCCTGAAGAGCTCAACAACAAAATCGAAACGTCAGGCAAGTATGCGAAAGCAGCCAATGACATGACCAAAGATGAATTATCGCTGATTTCAGCCTACGTGAAGTCGGACTTGAAAGAGTTTTCTGAAAGCTATGAAGAGAGTAAAAGCGGTCCATTCTATTTGATGATTGCAGACTCTATATGGCAAGGTCTTCTAGACATAACCGATCGAACGAAAGTTGAATGGGTTGAGCTGTTCCAAGATCTTGAACATCAGGGCTTATATCAAGCGGGTGAAGTCATTGGGTTAGGCACCTTGGTATGTGACGAGTGTGGCCATCAAACTGAATATAACCACCCAACCAATATCATTCCATGCATTAAATGTGGCTCTACAGGGTTTAGCCGCAAAGCACTTAAGCCGTAA